Proteins found in one Maridesulfovibrio sp. genomic segment:
- a CDS encoding phosphatase PAP2 family protein, whose protein sequence is MNSFIHRHLTLCHYFLGSLPLLIIFAALYFNFSSEAEILAFFKAHAQAHPDVKSFAKIVTDWGNACFYPIYLWFLISGFRQRKTDKSRLRFALVFLAIQLVVSLITVRFLKIAIGKPRPGEGPFFEPFSSRGAYHSMPSGHTCEVYGASLPLILRYRNLLLTLGLGCFAAAVAFSRIYLTWHHPSDVFCGWMLGSVAGFAIHLFSRED, encoded by the coding sequence TTGAATTCTTTCATCCACAGACATCTCACCCTCTGCCATTATTTTCTCGGTTCTCTGCCTCTGTTGATCATTTTCGCAGCGCTGTATTTTAATTTCAGCAGCGAGGCGGAGATACTGGCCTTTTTTAAGGCCCATGCACAGGCTCATCCTGATGTGAAGTCGTTCGCTAAAATTGTGACCGACTGGGGTAATGCCTGCTTTTATCCGATCTACCTTTGGTTTCTGATCAGCGGGTTCAGGCAACGCAAAACTGATAAATCCCGATTGCGTTTCGCACTTGTTTTTCTGGCGATACAGTTAGTTGTGAGTCTTATCACAGTGCGCTTCCTTAAAATAGCCATTGGTAAACCCCGCCCCGGCGAAGGACCGTTTTTCGAGCCTTTTTCCTCCCGGGGGGCTTATCACTCCATGCCTTCGGGCCATACATGTGAAGTATACGGGGCCAGTCTGCCCTTGATTCTACGTTACCGAAACCTGCTGCTGACTTTGGGGCTGGGTTGTTTTGCCGCTGCCGTTGCTTTCAGCCGCATCTATCTTACATGGCACCATCCCAGCGACGTATTCTGCGGCTGGATGCTGGGCTCAGTAGCCGGATTCGCCATTCACCTTTTTTCCAGAGAGGACTAG
- a CDS encoding glycosyltransferase family 39 protein, which produces MCYKKRPFIWDIMETKPWLSVLFILFLQSIFTMDYRSLWFSDEVRYADVYTQMTNAGHWLVMYLNGVAYPDKPPVYFWFLSLIDTITPADGISVFFLGSALSAAFFLLSTVALARTLGCGRKTSLATGLVLLSNIFFIGIAHYSRMDLLFGSFILWANICLFKGFQDRGSGKNFLWAFGFMGIATLTKGPLGLVFPLLTAACFLIWKGKLKLIRNKKILIGLGIMLAILLAWVVGAILVDGTSFIHNIFYKQIYQRAVSSFHHEEPFQYYLIAFPLAWLPWTLAIFALPVKKFFCIKSWGNIFANRKENHNEGRDWAWIMFISGFVMLTCLSIKVLIYILPLFAPLAILTARGLFGEDGQEPVINSKRLWTAIAGFYLLLAAAAPFAEVFIPFDITLRGLSFTVLIMGLSGLALLALKKSGAYKGLLVMTAAMVLWLQPLATITLPSLDPLMSPRETAEIMKDYVEEGSYPLAHKIYSGIFSYYAGTDIYETSDLKEIEKILAEKDDVILVMQKKYYDRWKNRPDDIKVIHEQFISDRPYLLIKK; this is translated from the coding sequence ATGTGCTATAAAAAAAGACCTTTTATCTGGGACATCATGGAAACCAAACCATGGTTAAGTGTCCTGTTCATTCTCTTTTTGCAGTCCATATTCACCATGGACTACCGTTCGCTATGGTTTTCCGATGAAGTCCGTTACGCCGATGTGTATACCCAGATGACCAATGCCGGACACTGGCTGGTCATGTATTTGAACGGTGTGGCTTATCCGGACAAACCTCCGGTATACTTCTGGTTTCTGTCTTTAATCGATACAATCACCCCGGCGGACGGCATCAGTGTATTCTTCCTCGGATCTGCGCTTTCTGCAGCCTTTTTCCTGCTGTCCACCGTAGCCCTTGCCCGCACACTCGGCTGCGGTCGCAAAACCTCCCTCGCCACAGGGCTGGTACTGCTGAGCAATATATTCTTCATCGGCATAGCCCATTATTCACGCATGGATCTGCTTTTCGGCAGCTTCATCCTTTGGGCTAACATCTGCCTGTTCAAAGGATTTCAAGACCGTGGTTCCGGTAAAAATTTCCTCTGGGCATTCGGATTCATGGGAATTGCCACTTTGACCAAGGGACCGCTGGGACTCGTTTTCCCGCTGCTAACCGCTGCCTGTTTCCTGATCTGGAAAGGCAAACTCAAGCTCATACGTAACAAAAAGATACTCATCGGACTGGGAATAATGCTGGCTATACTGCTGGCATGGGTTGTCGGCGCGATCCTCGTAGACGGCACTTCCTTTATCCACAATATCTTTTACAAACAGATCTACCAGCGTGCGGTAAGCTCCTTCCACCACGAAGAACCTTTCCAATATTATCTGATAGCTTTTCCGCTGGCATGGCTGCCTTGGACCCTCGCTATTTTCGCACTGCCGGTGAAAAAATTCTTCTGCATCAAAAGCTGGGGAAATATCTTTGCTAACCGGAAAGAGAATCATAATGAGGGCCGCGACTGGGCATGGATCATGTTCATCAGCGGTTTCGTCATGCTCACCTGCCTTAGCATCAAGGTTCTGATTTATATTCTTCCGCTTTTTGCTCCCCTCGCCATACTCACCGCTCGCGGTCTTTTCGGCGAAGACGGTCAGGAACCGGTCATTAATTCCAAACGACTCTGGACAGCCATTGCCGGGTTCTATCTGCTGCTGGCTGCGGCCGCTCCCTTTGCAGAAGTGTTTATCCCCTTTGACATAACCCTGCGCGGCCTTTCCTTCACAGTACTGATTATGGGCCTTTCCGGACTCGCTCTGCTGGCTCTTAAAAAATCCGGTGCATACAAAGGGCTGCTGGTTATGACGGCTGCTATGGTTCTTTGGCTGCAACCGCTGGCAACTATCACCCTTCCCTCACTTGATCCGCTCATGAGCCCACGTGAAACAGCTGAGATAATGAAGGATTACGTTGAAGAAGGCAGCTACCCACTGGCCCATAAAATCTACTCCGGCATTTTCTCATACTATGCAGGAACAGACATTTATGAGACCAGCGACCTCAAAGAGATAGAAAAGATACTTGCTGAAAAAGATGACGTAATACTGGTCATGCAGAAAAAATATTATGACCGCTGGAAAAATCGCCCGGATGACATTAAAGTTATTCATGAGCAGTTCATTTCCGACCGGCCTTATCTGCTGATCAAAAAATAG
- a CDS encoding 6-hydroxymethylpterin diphosphokinase MptE-like protein — MSAYPFLKDNIEALETYNPPFYAWLSSQDIDEEKLHNSLFNNKWDILDWKMENGTGIFEAVPPNVIYKSWTPNEKPETSATFIIGCNVGYGLNQVLMSTPNSHKVIVTDPNPEMILACLGQTDYRPFLESGKLHFCSADESSLMSIIKELDLQFVYGKIYLRLDMPSQQIGPEYSILASTLRSMMESFTAEMTTLRLKQDVMVGNELDNFSRILKDGSISPLHGAGSGLNAVVLGAGPSLAQFGPELAKNPGQAVYATSLQGLPAVQRTGIKPHFCIGIDFNSSMDRVYKQLDKEWTKDIPLIYSTKLDNKVLAQYPGPTIPMWTVGGFGTFVFGKHEKIFDAGSNVSITLARFLDWCGFNKILLVGQDFAWKGDSSHAPGHQNAKAVERNAYNPVMLVETEDANGEKLSSTVQYMTSKYEMEEDIKKLNATVLNLYGGCAVIKGARNVDMQEVNAEGLLSAQDAGMNRFMNAMSMTSTPRPLPSFEPRSPKWTSSLNHVTKRLEKLFRKHGKNQQEIHKTLHEVYAFIRQDLLYMPYLYNEILDMAGLARAQSSYSPKDLPRFKRIVKKIMTKVRRMDRSLCITGNRKAA, encoded by the coding sequence ATGTCAGCTTATCCTTTTCTTAAAGACAACATCGAAGCACTTGAAACATACAACCCGCCCTTTTATGCCTGGCTGAGCAGTCAGGATATTGACGAAGAGAAGCTGCATAACTCACTCTTCAATAATAAGTGGGACATTCTCGACTGGAAAATGGAAAACGGCACTGGAATATTTGAAGCCGTCCCTCCCAATGTCATTTACAAAAGCTGGACTCCGAACGAAAAACCCGAAACCAGCGCTACTTTCATTATCGGCTGCAATGTCGGCTACGGACTCAATCAGGTTTTGATGAGCACCCCGAACAGTCACAAGGTCATTGTTACTGATCCTAACCCGGAAATGATTCTCGCCTGTCTGGGCCAGACTGACTATCGTCCGTTCCTGGAGTCAGGCAAGCTCCATTTCTGTTCAGCCGATGAAAGCAGCCTGATGAGTATCATTAAAGAACTCGACCTTCAATTCGTATACGGTAAAATTTATCTGCGGCTTGATATGCCCAGCCAACAGATTGGGCCGGAATACTCGATCCTGGCATCCACCCTGCGTAGCATGATGGAATCCTTCACCGCAGAAATGACTACCCTGCGCCTGAAACAGGACGTAATGGTCGGAAACGAACTGGACAATTTTTCACGCATCCTCAAAGACGGAAGCATCTCCCCGCTCCATGGTGCCGGAAGCGGTTTGAACGCGGTGGTCCTCGGCGCAGGACCTTCACTTGCCCAGTTCGGACCGGAACTGGCTAAGAATCCCGGACAGGCCGTCTACGCAACCTCCCTGCAGGGACTGCCCGCAGTACAGAGAACCGGCATCAAGCCGCACTTCTGCATCGGAATCGACTTCAACTCCTCAATGGACAGGGTCTATAAACAGCTGGATAAGGAATGGACAAAAGACATACCGCTCATCTATTCCACCAAGCTGGATAATAAAGTGCTTGCCCAGTACCCGGGACCGACCATTCCCATGTGGACTGTGGGCGGATTTGGAACATTTGTTTTCGGTAAACATGAAAAAATATTTGACGCAGGCAGTAACGTCAGCATCACTCTGGCAAGATTTTTGGACTGGTGCGGTTTCAATAAGATTCTGCTGGTCGGGCAGGATTTCGCATGGAAAGGAGATTCCTCACATGCCCCCGGTCACCAGAATGCCAAAGCGGTTGAGCGCAATGCGTACAACCCGGTCATGCTGGTCGAAACCGAAGATGCAAACGGTGAAAAGCTGAGCTCCACAGTGCAGTACATGACTTCCAAGTACGAAATGGAAGAAGACATTAAAAAACTTAACGCTACGGTATTAAACCTCTACGGCGGCTGTGCTGTAATTAAAGGTGCCCGCAATGTTGATATGCAGGAAGTGAATGCGGAAGGGCTGCTCAGTGCACAGGATGCAGGAATGAACCGTTTCATGAACGCCATGAGTATGACTTCCACACCAAGGCCGCTGCCTTCCTTTGAGCCGCGCAGCCCCAAGTGGACCTCATCGCTGAACCACGTAACCAAACGGCTGGAAAAACTTTTCCGCAAGCATGGCAAAAATCAGCAGGAAATCCACAAAACCCTGCATGAAGTTTATGCCTTCATCCGGCAGGATCTTCTTTATATGCCGTACCTGTATAATGAAATTCTCGATATGGCCGGACTGGCAAGGGCGCAATCAAGCTATTCGCCGAAAGACCTGCCGCGCTTCAAGCGTATTGTCAAAAAAATCATGACTAAAGTCCGGCGCATGGACCGGAGTCTTTGCATAACAGGTAACCGCAAAGCGGCCTGA